The DNA segment ACATCTTCCTGTCCTTGCCAACGCAAGGCGATCGTCGCGAGGTGGGTTTGCAGCAACATATGCCCTAACTTTTGTGCCTTAGTCGTCAGATAACGATTATTAAAATCATTACTTTCGATCAACAACGGCACACGGTCAATAACTTCTAGACCATACCCTTTAAGACCCGCAATTTTACGAGGGTTATTGGTAATCAAACGAATGGCATGGACACCAAGGTCATTCAGCATCTGTGCGCCCATCCCGTAGTCCCGCAAATCCGCCGGAAAACCGAGACGCTCATTGGCCTCCACCGTATCCAAACCGATATCTTGTAAGGAATAGGCCTTCAGTTTATTCACCAAACCAATGCCGCGACCTTCCTGGCGCAGATAAACTACCACACCCTGCCCCGCATTTTCAATCATTTTGAGGGCAGCAATGAGCTGCATCCGACAATCACAACGTAATGAACCGAGGGCATCACCTGTCAAGCATTCTGAATGCACCCGCACCATCACAGGCTTGTCTTCAAAATCCTTCGGGTCACCTTTAACGATCGCCACATGTTCCGTATCGTCGAGGGTATTGCGATAGGCATAAATATTAAATTGCCCAAACTCCGTGGGGAGCTTTGTGATGGTTTCCCGGTGAACAAAACGATCATTTTTGAGGCGATAGGAAATCAGATCGGCAATGCTAATAATTTTGAGATCAAACTTTTGCGCGTAGGACACTAGCTCCGGCAACCGTGCCATCGACCCATCATCATTTTGAATTTCGCAGATCACCCCCGACGGATGGAGACCCGCTAAACGGGATAAATCAACGGCGGCTTCTGTATGGCCAGCTCGTTTTAGCACGCCACCTTTCCTTGCCCGCAGCGGAAAAATATGACCGGGACGACTTAGATCTTCGGGTTGAGAATCTGGATGAATGGCGACCTGAATGGTGCGAGCGCGGTCTTCTGCGGAGATACCAGTGGTCACTCCTAAACGGGGGTTGGCATCAATACTGACTGTAAAGGCTGTTTGGTTACTGTCGGTATTTTTGCTCACCATTAATGGTAAATCTAAAGTGTCGAGGCGATCGCCCGTCATCGCGAGACAAATCAACCCCCTCGCCTCCACCGCCATAAAGTTAATCATGTCAGGGGTGGCAAACTGAGCCGCGCAAATTAAATCCCCTTCATTTTCACGATTTTCATCATCTACAACAACGACAGCACGCCCTGCTTTAATATCGTCTAACGCCGCTTCAATCGAATCAAACTGCCAAACAATGTCCACTAATTTCTAGGTCTACCAAACGTAATTTTTCTTTCAAATTCTGTCTTTATTGTAACGGTTTGGTGGATCTGATGTAGCCTAAACAATCACCTGGGGATCGTCGGTGGGATCATTTTTTAGGAGGGGTTTTTGGTTCAGGGGCATCGAAAAAGTGACTGTAGAGCCCAGATTTTCGCCCATACTATAGAAGGAGACTTT comes from the [Limnothrix rosea] IAM M-220 genome and includes:
- the ribBA gene encoding bifunctional 3,4-dihydroxy-2-butanone-4-phosphate synthase/GTP cyclohydrolase II, with the translated sequence MDIVWQFDSIEAALDDIKAGRAVVVVDDENRENEGDLICAAQFATPDMINFMAVEARGLICLAMTGDRLDTLDLPLMVSKNTDSNQTAFTVSIDANPRLGVTTGISAEDRARTIQVAIHPDSQPEDLSRPGHIFPLRARKGGVLKRAGHTEAAVDLSRLAGLHPSGVICEIQNDDGSMARLPELVSYAQKFDLKIISIADLISYRLKNDRFVHRETITKLPTEFGQFNIYAYRNTLDDTEHVAIVKGDPKDFEDKPVMVRVHSECLTGDALGSLRCDCRMQLIAALKMIENAGQGVVVYLRQEGRGIGLVNKLKAYSLQDIGLDTVEANERLGFPADLRDYGMGAQMLNDLGVHAIRLITNNPRKIAGLKGYGLEVIDRVPLLIESNDFNNRYLTTKAQKLGHMLLQTHLATIALRWQGQEDVEQRYEYLEKLRVMAQTEHLLVREEARPVANAVFSGSPLIVHFGFDQLKLAAADWFTDHNHPYLQAIANIVEKLAGWSDLTQLELMLATGGDDPMAGLQIKLDREFLPWEKLSQFMANTELKSQAIYHFQREP